A stretch of Anoplopoma fimbria isolate UVic2021 breed Golden Eagle Sablefish chromosome 4, Afim_UVic_2022, whole genome shotgun sequence DNA encodes these proteins:
- the rpl36a gene encoding 60S ribosomal protein L36a, which translates to MVNVPKTRRTYCKKCKKHQPHKVTQYKKGKDSLYAQGKRRYDRKQSGYGGQTKPIFRKKAKTTKKIVLRLECVEPNCRSKRMLAIKRCKHFELGGDKKRKGQVIQF; encoded by the exons ATG gTGAACGTCCCGAAGACCCGCAGGACATACTGCAAGAAGTGCAAGAAGCACCAGCCCCACAAAGTTACCCAGTACAAGAAGGGAAAGGATTCCCTCTACGCACAGG GTAAGAGGAGATACGACAGAAAGCAAAGCGGGTACGGTGGACAGACCAAGCCCATCTTCAGGAAAAAG GCTAAGACCACAAAGAAGATTGTGCTGAGGCTTGAGTGTGTTGAGCCCAACTGCAGGTCCAAGAGAATGCTGGCCATCAAAAGATGCAAGCACTTCGAGTTGGGTGGTGACAAGAAGAGAAAG